One genomic window of Paenibacillus xylanilyticus includes the following:
- a CDS encoding hydrolase/acyltransferase has product MPTMRYVILQQEQQLEFVEMPADYAYQLSALNLRLHKEIDKLTAADVPVLPWAIAECDDLDLLNEQLSITGGLDYINALEHSFAKLRETHYPLISLLTEIRALQAQLEQWYEEEMETR; this is encoded by the coding sequence ATGCCTACAATGCGTTATGTCATCCTGCAGCAGGAACAGCAATTAGAGTTTGTTGAAATGCCCGCTGATTACGCCTATCAACTCAGTGCACTCAACCTGCGTCTGCACAAAGAGATTGATAAACTTACTGCAGCGGATGTACCTGTACTGCCCTGGGCCATCGCTGAATGTGACGACCTTGATCTTCTGAACGAGCAGCTCAGTATCACCGGAGGGCTGGATTACATCAATGCGCTTGAGCATAGCTTCGCCAAACTGCGCGAGACGCATTATCCCTTGATTTCCTTACTCACCGAGATTCGGGCGCTTCAAGCCCAGCTGGAACAATGGTACGAAGAAGAAATGGAAACACGCTGA
- a CDS encoding SprT family protein: MDNAELQQWIEQVSLDHFGVPFTHEALFNRRLTTTGGRYMLKSHRIEINPHQLEAYGRDEVEKIIKHELCHYHLHIRGRGYRHRDPEFKALLQKVGGSRFCQSLPDGKGRKPQPYRYKLVCKSCGTEYLRKRKMDPKRYRCGRCAGKLALQTISNE; this comes from the coding sequence GTGGATAATGCTGAGCTGCAGCAGTGGATTGAGCAGGTATCGCTGGATCATTTCGGGGTTCCGTTTACCCACGAGGCCTTGTTTAATCGACGTTTGACGACAACCGGCGGCCGATATATGCTGAAGAGTCACCGAATTGAGATTAATCCACATCAGCTCGAGGCATACGGGCGGGATGAGGTCGAGAAAATTATAAAGCACGAATTGTGCCACTACCATCTGCATATTCGCGGACGCGGCTATCGCCACAGGGACCCGGAATTCAAGGCTCTTCTGCAAAAGGTAGGCGGTTCGAGGTTCTGTCAGTCCCTTCCGGATGGCAAGGGCAGGAAGCCGCAGCCTTATCGGTACAAGCTGGTATGCAAGAGCTGTGGAACGGAATATCTGCGTAAACGAAAAATGGATCCCAAACGTTATAGATGCGGCCGATGCGCCGGCAAGCTGGCTCTTCAAACCATCTCTAACGAGTAG
- a CDS encoding ArsR/SmtB family transcription factor codes for MNAYPNISVIASLIADPSRAVFLEALLGGQALPAGELAYMAGVTPQTASNHLAKLVDGGLLVVERQGRHRYFRLAGQEIAFLIETMGSIAPPVQVRSLKQSNQLQHLSFARTCYGHLAGKLGIALCDALLREEYLLEPEADQAKDYHITEKGRQWFTSFGIDLQVKPGSRRAIARKCLDWSERRHHISGLLGEQMEHRLSQLEWTRKKPGSRSVEVTDAGKKGLYEVLGILL; via the coding sequence ATGAATGCATATCCAAATATATCTGTTATCGCGTCATTAATTGCCGATCCGAGTCGCGCTGTCTTTCTCGAAGCACTACTGGGTGGACAGGCCCTGCCTGCAGGTGAGCTTGCCTATATGGCTGGTGTCACACCTCAAACCGCGAGCAACCATCTTGCCAAACTTGTGGACGGCGGGCTGTTAGTTGTTGAACGGCAAGGGCGGCATCGCTACTTCCGGTTAGCTGGCCAGGAGATTGCCTTTCTGATTGAAACGATGGGCAGTATCGCCCCTCCTGTTCAGGTGCGGTCACTCAAACAGTCCAATCAGCTCCAGCATTTGAGCTTTGCTCGCACCTGTTATGGACACCTTGCTGGTAAGCTAGGAATTGCTCTGTGCGATGCATTGTTGCGGGAGGAATACCTGCTGGAGCCGGAAGCAGATCAGGCCAAGGATTATCACATTACGGAGAAAGGAAGACAATGGTTTACTTCATTCGGAATTGATCTTCAGGTTAAACCGGGTTCAAGACGTGCCATTGCCCGCAAATGTCTGGACTGGAGCGAGCGGCGTCACCACATATCCGGACTGCTGGGTGAACAAATGGAACACAGACTTTCGCAGCTCGAGTGGACCCGGAAGAAGCCTGGCAGCCGCTCTGTTGAAGTTACGGATGCTGGCAAGAAGGGTTTATACGAGGTTTTGGGAATCTTGCTGTAG
- a CDS encoding flavin reductase family protein, translating to MNFENASKRSAEEVVTDQHETINPSILYYGTPVLLLSTLNEDGSTNLSPLSSSWALGDCLVLGLGIQGKAYENLKRHSECVINLPDASMWRSVESLGRYTGTYPVPEEKRQMGYEFCSEKFEAAGLTAQDSHRVKPLRIAECPLQIEASVQHIRTPEHTPFMAVVEVKSLEVHAHKKLISGLNKIDPAKWNPLIYNFRHYYGLGERQGENFRAE from the coding sequence ATGAATTTCGAGAACGCGAGTAAACGATCTGCTGAGGAGGTAGTAACGGACCAGCATGAGACGATAAACCCAAGCATTTTATATTATGGAACACCCGTACTTCTCTTAAGCACCTTAAACGAGGATGGGTCAACGAACCTGTCGCCATTGTCCTCTTCCTGGGCGTTGGGGGATTGTCTTGTCCTCGGCTTGGGCATCCAGGGGAAAGCCTATGAGAACTTAAAAAGACATTCTGAATGTGTCATAAATTTGCCGGATGCGTCCATGTGGAGATCTGTTGAATCTCTGGGGCGTTATACGGGTACATATCCGGTTCCTGAGGAGAAAAGACAGATGGGTTATGAATTTTGTTCGGAGAAATTTGAAGCAGCCGGGTTGACCGCTCAGGATTCGCATCGGGTTAAACCTCTGAGAATAGCCGAGTGTCCGCTTCAGATTGAGGCATCTGTACAGCACATCCGTACGCCGGAGCATACGCCTTTTATGGCCGTAGTCGAAGTGAAATCGCTGGAGGTACATGCACATAAGAAGCTTATCTCTGGACTGAATAAAATTGATCCGGCAAAGTGGAACCCGTTAATCTATAATTTCCGCCATTATTACGGATTAGGAGAGCGACAAGGGGAGAACTTTCGTGCTGAATAG
- a CDS encoding MgtC/SapB family protein → MEMEYLMRVLIAGICGVLIGYERKNRMKEAGIRTHFVVAVGAALMMIVSKYGFQDQAGWANLSLDPSRIAAQVVSGVGFIGAGMIFTQRHTVRGLTTAAGIWATAGMGLAVGAGLYWTGVGVTLLIVLAQMLLHRPTRWLVSARTETLTIRLEQEADSLKAILALLGQEKISVIGFRTEQQTSTDSAQETVLEFTVQMPGSFRGEQLIVLLQDVPHVRSVELK, encoded by the coding sequence ATGGAAATGGAATATTTGATGCGAGTTCTCATAGCAGGGATCTGCGGGGTCCTTATCGGGTATGAACGCAAAAACCGGATGAAAGAAGCGGGAATACGCACTCATTTTGTGGTCGCTGTTGGTGCAGCGTTAATGATGATTGTCTCAAAGTATGGATTTCAGGATCAGGCAGGCTGGGCTAATCTGTCGCTTGACCCTTCCCGGATCGCAGCGCAAGTGGTTAGCGGTGTAGGTTTCATTGGGGCCGGAATGATCTTCACGCAGCGCCATACCGTCCGGGGATTGACGACAGCCGCTGGCATCTGGGCAACGGCAGGTATGGGACTGGCAGTGGGTGCGGGACTCTATTGGACAGGAGTAGGTGTAACCCTGCTAATCGTGCTCGCACAGATGCTGCTGCATCGGCCGACACGCTGGTTGGTTTCCGCGAGAACCGAAACGTTAACCATTCGCCTGGAGCAGGAAGCAGACAGCCTGAAAGCCATATTGGCACTGCTGGGGCAGGAGAAGATTTCGGTCATCGGATTCAGGACGGAACAACAAACAAGCACAGACTCGGCTCAGGAGACTGTGCTTGAATTCACCGTTCAGATGCCCGGGTCCTTCCGGGGAGAACAGTTGATTGTACTGCTGCAGGACGTACCGCATGTGAGATCCGTCGAGTTGAAGTGA
- a CDS encoding Cof-type HAD-IIB family hydrolase, whose protein sequence is MKLFATDLDGTLLNRDSQISPENAAAIHRAQQEGLKVTIATGRVYSDVVGICQEGGINTPVIGSNGATIHDADGNRLYHLPLERETAASVMQWLEDHECYYEASTQQGIYAPISSHDTMLAEMDRILGTSPGEDVERLIRAVKKHYDKKDYHRVQSHQEIPAEAYIYNIMAFSLDPDQLQTGRAHFASRSDVAMVVSSEHNFEMQHPDVSKGNALTKLAAHLDISMEDTAAIGDNFNDVSMLKMAGLGIAMGNGEPEIQALAKAITLTNVEHGVAHAIHAVLDGKPISRPEIVAEGGQ, encoded by the coding sequence ATGAAATTATTTGCTACGGACTTGGATGGAACGCTGCTAAACAGAGACAGTCAGATTAGCCCGGAAAATGCTGCTGCCATTCACCGGGCCCAGCAAGAAGGATTGAAAGTTACCATTGCAACAGGGCGCGTCTATTCGGACGTTGTCGGCATTTGCCAAGAAGGCGGGATTAACACGCCTGTCATTGGGTCCAATGGAGCCACGATTCATGATGCTGACGGGAACCGTCTGTATCATCTTCCGCTCGAACGTGAGACAGCAGCATCCGTCATGCAGTGGCTCGAAGATCATGAGTGCTATTATGAAGCGTCCACTCAGCAGGGAATATACGCCCCGATCAGCAGTCATGATACGATGCTTGCCGAGATGGATCGAATCCTGGGAACAAGTCCTGGTGAGGACGTTGAGCGCCTGATTCGTGCCGTTAAGAAGCATTATGACAAGAAAGACTACCATCGCGTTCAATCCCATCAGGAGATTCCTGCAGAAGCCTACATTTACAACATTATGGCCTTCTCCCTCGACCCGGATCAATTACAGACAGGAAGAGCTCACTTTGCCTCCAGATCGGATGTCGCGATGGTCGTATCCTCTGAACACAACTTCGAGATGCAGCATCCCGATGTGTCCAAAGGTAATGCTCTCACTAAACTGGCTGCCCATCTCGATATTTCCATGGAAGATACGGCAGCTATCGGCGACAATTTCAATGATGTTTCCATGTTAAAAATGGCAGGACTCGGCATCGCCATGGGCAATGGTGAACCTGAGATTCAAGCCCTTGCCAAGGCTATAACATTAACCAACGTAGAACACGGTGTCGCCCATGCCATTCACGCTGTACTGGACGGCAAACCGATCTCCCGGCCCGAAATCGTTGCTGAAGGCGGTCAGTAA
- a CDS encoding DeoR/GlpR family DNA-binding transcription regulator has translation MFQEERMQLIIEHLRKHNRISADEIVTLFDVSRDTARRDLIKLEEQDAIIRTRGGAILPSPPREYISYKDRLLHVSEEKRAIGKLAAAMVRQGENIILDSSTTVQACAEHLNGKSCTVITNSIHSADLLSNHSAVHIRLLGGKVDKEQRYVYGASVIETLSHYYVDKAFIGIGGITMDGFSASEEEGKIKQKMMQAAKEVFVLADHSKFDKRYGYRFADWSLIDVLITDQWPSDEWRNFLNEQQVEILIPEPTEDKEL, from the coding sequence TTGTTTCAGGAAGAACGAATGCAGCTCATTATCGAACATCTTCGCAAACATAATCGGATCTCGGCAGACGAGATCGTTACCCTTTTTGACGTCTCGCGGGACACGGCTCGAAGGGATCTGATCAAGCTGGAAGAACAGGACGCCATTATCCGAACACGGGGCGGCGCAATCCTCCCCTCTCCTCCCCGTGAATATATCTCATACAAGGATCGCCTGCTGCATGTTTCGGAAGAAAAAAGGGCTATAGGCAAACTCGCTGCAGCCATGGTCCGCCAAGGTGAAAACATCATTCTGGATTCTTCCACAACGGTGCAGGCTTGTGCTGAGCATCTGAATGGAAAGTCCTGTACAGTCATCACCAATTCCATTCATTCCGCAGATCTTCTCTCCAATCACTCGGCTGTCCATATTCGTTTACTTGGCGGCAAAGTCGACAAGGAACAACGCTATGTTTACGGTGCCTCGGTGATCGAAACACTCTCTCATTATTACGTGGATAAAGCCTTTATCGGTATTGGCGGGATTACGATGGATGGATTCAGTGCTTCCGAAGAAGAAGGCAAGATTAAGCAAAAAATGATGCAGGCGGCCAAAGAGGTCTTCGTGCTCGCAGATCATTCCAAATTTGATAAACGTTACGGGTACCGTTTTGCCGACTGGTCACTGATTGATGTACTGATTACCGACCAATGGCCATCAGACGAATGGCGTAACTTTTTGAATGAACAACAGGTTGAGATTCTCATTCCTGAACCAACAGAAGATAAGGAGTTGTAA
- a CDS encoding helix-turn-helix domain-containing protein — MQSIYERIEHLIAERGMTKKAFCQQLKISTGNLGDWKRGKSIPSTNKLIEIAAFFDVSLDWLMIGRPSKEAMVREKREDYFFGVLRQLDCQESELSTEEQSFISEYIEFTRYRKSKESRNAADFRYQEDDKPETDESP, encoded by the coding sequence ATGCAGTCGATATATGAGCGAATTGAACACCTGATTGCCGAGCGAGGGATGACAAAGAAAGCATTCTGTCAACAACTGAAGATCAGCACCGGGAATCTGGGTGATTGGAAACGTGGAAAGTCGATTCCGAGCACGAATAAACTGATTGAGATCGCTGCGTTTTTTGATGTGAGTCTGGACTGGCTCATGATTGGACGTCCATCCAAGGAAGCGATGGTACGGGAAAAACGGGAGGATTATTTTTTTGGCGTGTTGCGGCAATTGGATTGCCAGGAGAGTGAATTATCGACCGAAGAGCAGTCTTTTATCAGCGAATATATTGAATTTACCCGTTATCGCAAGTCCAAGGAAAGTAGAAATGCTGCTGACTTTCGATATCAGGAAGATGATAAACCCGAAACGGATGAATCGCCCTAA
- a CDS encoding urease accessory protein UreD, translating to MSTNTWMTMLPLRICIHTAMTTAQPTAINSSPVSEGAETKLGIRAEGAVIRRSELRATFALQEGRTIMTDRYYSAPLRFSRSFRPPGNSNGLCLYTSDVSPGVLNGDHYHSEWHLGEGTHVMLSSTSATRLHPTPSLPSSVNHHFQIRKGAVLEYFPECVIPFKGSSSSLTATFHLEEQAILAYADVWSAGRIHRGEAFEFSKYRNSTEIWQGEQLAVWDRFGMEPSRDDPQKSAALLDFTHTAALWMIAPGLGTAELESIRSALPPDGRMLAGASLLASGGIGVRLLGMAAWELQEQCLHIWNTIRPQLLGNENLTFRK from the coding sequence TTGAGCACCAATACATGGATGACGATGCTGCCGCTGCGCATCTGCATTCACACAGCCATGACCACGGCTCAGCCCACAGCCATTAATTCATCTCCCGTATCGGAAGGAGCCGAAACAAAGTTGGGCATTCGTGCTGAAGGAGCGGTGATACGACGCAGCGAGCTTCGAGCCACATTTGCCCTTCAAGAGGGACGTACGATCATGACAGATCGTTATTACAGCGCCCCTCTCCGGTTCAGTCGCTCCTTTCGCCCACCGGGGAACAGCAATGGGTTATGCCTCTACACATCAGACGTCTCTCCCGGTGTTCTGAACGGGGATCATTACCATTCCGAGTGGCATTTGGGCGAAGGCACCCATGTGATGCTGAGCAGTACATCAGCGACACGCCTTCACCCTACGCCTTCACTTCCCTCGTCGGTCAACCATCACTTCCAGATCAGGAAAGGCGCAGTGCTTGAATACTTCCCGGAATGTGTAATCCCATTCAAAGGTAGTTCTTCTTCGCTTACTGCCACCTTCCATCTGGAGGAACAGGCCATTCTCGCTTATGCAGATGTCTGGTCAGCCGGACGAATTCACCGGGGTGAGGCTTTTGAGTTCAGCAAATATCGAAACTCAACCGAAATATGGCAAGGGGAGCAGCTTGCTGTGTGGGACCGATTCGGAATGGAACCCTCACGCGATGATCCACAAAAATCAGCTGCATTGCTGGATTTCACCCATACTGCAGCCCTGTGGATGATCGCTCCTGGGCTGGGGACAGCGGAACTGGAAAGCATCAGGTCTGCACTGCCTCCGGATGGTCGAATGCTCGCTGGTGCAAGCCTGCTCGCGAGCGGAGGGATCGGCGTCCGTTTGCTTGGCATGGCTGCCTGGGAACTTCAGGAACAATGCCTGCACATTTGGAACACCATTCGACCGCAGCTGTTAGGCAACGAGAATCTTACGTTCCGCAAATAA
- the ureG gene encoding urease accessory protein UreG: MCGGANHTHHPEWERKAFDRSRPMRIGIGGPVGSGKTALVEKLSKALRTRYSLAVITNDIYTKEDAEILLRQNALAPERIIGVETGGCPHTAIREDASMNFEAVDELVERFPDLQLIFIESGGDNLSAAFSPELADVFIYIIDVAQGEKLPRKGGPGITRSDLLLINKTDLAPYVGASLQVMKDDTERVREGRPYVMSNLMSGEGVSEIIHWLEHQYMDDDAAAAHLHSHSHDHGSAHSH, from the coding sequence ATGTGTGGAGGAGCTAATCATACGCATCATCCGGAGTGGGAACGTAAGGCATTTGATCGCAGCAGACCAATGCGAATTGGTATTGGGGGTCCTGTAGGCTCCGGCAAAACTGCCCTTGTGGAGAAGCTGTCGAAGGCGCTGCGTACTCGCTATAGTCTGGCCGTCATTACGAACGATATTTATACCAAGGAAGATGCCGAAATCCTGCTGCGCCAGAACGCTCTTGCGCCAGAACGCATTATTGGCGTTGAAACAGGCGGATGTCCGCATACAGCCATTCGAGAAGATGCTTCAATGAATTTTGAAGCCGTAGACGAATTGGTCGAGCGTTTTCCCGATCTGCAATTAATCTTCATTGAGAGCGGCGGCGATAACCTCTCTGCTGCATTCAGCCCGGAACTTGCAGATGTGTTCATCTACATCATTGACGTTGCCCAAGGGGAAAAACTGCCTCGTAAAGGCGGTCCAGGCATTACCCGCTCAGACCTGCTGCTGATCAACAAAACAGACCTCGCACCTTATGTTGGCGCAAGTTTGCAGGTAATGAAGGATGATACCGAGCGCGTACGCGAAGGTCGCCCATATGTAATGTCGAATCTCATGAGCGGTGAAGGGGTATCCGAGATCATTCACTGGCTTGAGCACCAATACATGGATGACGATGCTGCCGCTGCGCATCTGCATTCACACAGCCATGACCACGGCTCAGCCCACAGCCATTAA
- a CDS encoding urease accessory protein UreF, with protein MMQSGTKLLRYVQLLDSALPIGGFSHSFGLEAYTHDGTIRTITELEQFIRSQLHSSLIRLDGLAIKGVYQAMEEQDSALLALYDKRVHAQRTPREIRESGHKMGKRLLKLARSLYPWMDFSLIDEAVQAHGAYCGITTIHGYILYQLKIGLDEAVTGHLYTSVNAYVNSALRLLPIGQTEAQMLIQKLLDDIESEWIRIRDDDPEDMHSFGIAQEIYAMRHENLPARLFMS; from the coding sequence ATGATGCAAAGTGGTACGAAGCTGCTTCGATATGTTCAACTGCTCGACTCGGCCCTGCCCATCGGCGGGTTCTCCCACTCTTTCGGTCTGGAAGCATACACGCATGACGGCACCATTCGAACAATCACCGAGCTTGAACAATTCATTCGCAGCCAGCTTCACTCCAGCCTGATTCGGCTCGATGGACTTGCTATCAAAGGCGTTTACCAAGCAATGGAGGAACAAGACTCCGCTCTACTCGCTCTCTATGATAAGCGGGTACACGCCCAGCGAACCCCCCGGGAGATCAGGGAAAGCGGCCATAAGATGGGAAAGCGACTGCTGAAACTTGCCCGTTCTCTTTATCCTTGGATGGACTTTTCACTTATAGATGAGGCTGTGCAAGCGCATGGTGCCTATTGCGGGATTACTACCATTCACGGTTATATCCTTTATCAGTTGAAAATTGGATTAGACGAGGCCGTTACCGGTCATTTGTATACTTCAGTGAACGCTTATGTCAACAGCGCACTGCGCCTCCTGCCGATCGGGCAAACCGAGGCACAGATGCTCATTCAGAAACTGCTCGATGATATCGAATCCGAATGGATTCGTATTCGGGATGACGACCCCGAAGATATGCACAGTTTCGGTATTGCCCAGGAAATCTACGCCATGCGGCACGAAAACTTACCTGCACGCCTGTTTATGTCCTGA
- the ureC gene encoding urease subunit alpha, with protein MKRMSREQYASMFGPTTGDAVRLADTELWAEIEHDYAVYGDESKFGGGKVIRDGMGQSATALRSHGTPDTVITNAIIIDHWGIVKADIGIRDGIICAIGKSGNPDTMDGVDPLLVIGASTEIIAGEGMIVTAGGIDTHIHFICPQQIQTALSSGVTTMIGGGTGPATGTKATTCTPGAWHIHRMLESAEAFPMNIGYLGKGNSSTTAPLIEQIEAGVIGLKLHEDWGTTPSAIDACLTAAGEHDIQVAIHTDTLNETGFLENTLAAINGRTIHTYHTEGAGGGHAPDIIRAAGESYVIPSSTNPTRPYTRNTVEEHLDMLMVCHHLDPAIPEDVAFADSRIRPETIAAEDILHDLGVFSIISSDSQAMGRVGEVIIRTWQTADKMKKQRGKLELNSDSPSDNDRIKRYVAKYTINPAIAHGISHIVGSVEVGKLADLIVWNPAYFGVKPEMVIKGGMITFAQMGDPNASIPTPQPVFGRPMFGSYGGAIAKGSITFVSQAAADAGIKETLGLNKRVEAVKGCRAVSKKDMIHNDVTPHIEVDPETYEVRADGVLLTCEPADELPMAQRYFMF; from the coding sequence ATGAAACGCATGTCTCGTGAACAATACGCTTCCATGTTCGGCCCAACAACCGGGGATGCCGTAAGACTGGCAGATACGGAGCTCTGGGCAGAGATTGAGCATGATTACGCAGTATACGGGGATGAGAGCAAATTCGGAGGCGGGAAAGTCATTCGGGACGGCATGGGCCAGTCCGCAACCGCTCTTCGCAGCCATGGCACGCCGGATACCGTCATTACAAATGCTATCATTATTGATCATTGGGGAATCGTAAAAGCAGATATTGGCATCCGTGACGGAATCATCTGTGCGATTGGCAAATCCGGTAATCCGGATACGATGGACGGAGTCGATCCACTCCTTGTGATTGGCGCTTCCACCGAAATCATCGCCGGCGAAGGCATGATTGTCACCGCAGGCGGAATCGATACCCACATTCATTTCATTTGTCCGCAGCAGATTCAAACTGCCCTGTCTTCTGGAGTAACTACCATGATTGGCGGAGGTACAGGACCAGCGACAGGCACCAAAGCAACCACCTGCACACCTGGAGCCTGGCATATCCATCGCATGCTGGAGTCCGCCGAAGCCTTTCCTATGAATATTGGTTATCTGGGTAAGGGCAATAGTTCAACCACCGCTCCACTCATTGAACAGATCGAAGCTGGTGTCATCGGCTTGAAATTGCATGAGGATTGGGGGACAACCCCAAGTGCCATTGACGCGTGCCTGACTGCCGCCGGAGAACATGATATCCAGGTAGCTATTCATACCGATACCCTGAACGAGACTGGTTTTCTGGAGAATACCCTTGCCGCCATTAACGGCCGCACAATTCACACGTATCATACGGAAGGCGCAGGCGGCGGACACGCCCCAGACATTATCCGCGCTGCCGGTGAATCGTACGTGATTCCTTCTTCAACCAACCCCACGCGTCCGTATACGCGGAATACAGTTGAAGAACACCTCGATATGTTGATGGTGTGCCACCATCTGGATCCGGCCATTCCGGAGGATGTTGCTTTTGCCGATTCCCGGATTCGCCCTGAGACCATTGCTGCAGAAGACATTCTGCACGATCTCGGTGTGTTCAGCATTATCAGTTCCGATTCCCAGGCCATGGGCCGGGTAGGCGAAGTCATCATCCGCACCTGGCAGACCGCAGACAAAATGAAAAAACAGCGCGGCAAGCTGGAATTGAATTCTGATTCCCCTTCCGACAATGACCGCATCAAAAGATATGTCGCCAAATATACGATCAATCCCGCCATCGCTCATGGCATCAGTCATATCGTCGGTTCTGTGGAAGTGGGCAAGCTAGCGGATCTGATCGTCTGGAATCCAGCCTATTTTGGGGTCAAGCCCGAAATGGTGATTAAAGGCGGTATGATCACTTTCGCTCAGATGGGTGATCCGAACGCCTCCATCCCGACACCTCAGCCCGTGTTCGGCAGACCGATGTTCGGGTCATACGGTGGAGCTATCGCCAAAGGGTCTATTACTTTCGTCTCCCAAGCTGCTGCTGATGCAGGCATCAAGGAGACACTTGGATTAAACAAGCGCGTGGAAGCCGTCAAAGGCTGCCGCGCGGTGAGCAAAAAGGATATGATCCACAACGATGTGACTCCTCACATTGAAGTGGACCCTGAGACGTATGAGGTTCGAGCCGATGGGGTACTGCTTACCTGCGAACCTGCAGATGAGCTGCCGATGGCACAGCGCTACTTCATGTTTTGA
- a CDS encoding urease subunit beta, producing MIPGEYRLKPDEIVCHPDRQTIRLIVLNRGDRPVQVGSHVHFYEVNAALDFDRTAAFGHRLHIPAGTAVRFEPGEEKPVELTTFGGKRQIYGFNGLTEGSADQPPDPQKLEAFLKAFAPTPSEDGGDPA from the coding sequence ATGATTCCAGGCGAATATCGATTGAAACCGGATGAGATAGTCTGTCATCCCGATCGCCAAACGATACGATTAATTGTCTTGAACCGCGGTGATCGCCCCGTGCAGGTCGGTTCTCATGTTCACTTCTATGAAGTAAATGCCGCTCTGGACTTCGACCGCACCGCAGCGTTCGGACATCGTTTGCATATCCCTGCAGGCACCGCCGTTCGTTTCGAGCCTGGGGAAGAAAAGCCAGTAGAACTCACCACTTTTGGCGGTAAACGGCAGATTTATGGATTTAACGGATTAACGGAAGGGTCGGCAGACCAGCCTCCAGATCCGCAGAAGCTCGAAGCCTTCCTGAAGGCTTTTGCCCCCACGCCATCAGAGGATGGAGGAGATCCAGCATGA
- a CDS encoding urease subunit gamma: MGKVGWPLHWTEQEKEKLLITVAANLARERRGRGLKLNVPEAIALLTSELMERARDGMSVADLMRYGGTILTRDDCMEGVPDMIPEVQVEATFPDGTKLVTVHEPIR, from the coding sequence ATGGGAAAGGTCGGATGGCCCTTGCACTGGACGGAGCAGGAAAAAGAAAAACTGCTGATTACCGTAGCCGCCAATCTCGCCCGCGAACGCAGAGGACGCGGATTGAAGCTAAATGTTCCCGAAGCCATCGCTTTGTTAACCTCCGAGCTCATGGAACGAGCACGGGATGGAATGAGCGTAGCGGATTTGATGAGATATGGCGGTACAATCCTTACACGGGATGATTGTATGGAGGGAGTCCCCGATATGATTCCCGAGGTACAGGTGGAAGCTACATTCCCTGACGGGACCAAGTTGGTTACCGTGCATGAACCCATACGCTGA